In Quercus robur chromosome 10, dhQueRobu3.1, whole genome shotgun sequence, a genomic segment contains:
- the LOC126702033 gene encoding ribulose-phosphate 3-epimerase, chloroplastic, with the protein MSTASLCSSVQSQINGFGGGLKLQKQSLSQPSSLTFTRRRFSTVVKASARVDKFSKSDIIVSPSILSANFSKLGEQVKAVELAGCDWIHVDVMDGRFVPNITIGPLVVDALRPVTDLPLDVHLMIVEPEQRVPDFIKAGADIVSVHCEQASTIHLHRTVNQIKSLGAKAGVVLNPGTPLTAIEYVLDVVDLVLIMSVNPGFGGQSFIESQVKKISDLRRICAEKGVNPWIEVDGGVGPKNAYKVIEAGANALVAGSAVFGAKDYAEAIRGIKASKKPVAVAV; encoded by the exons atgtcaACAGCTTCATTGTGTTCATCAGTCCAATCCCAGATCAATGGGTTTGGTGGGGGTCTTAAGCTTCAAAAACAGTCTCTTTCTCAACCCAGCTCACTCACCTTCACAAG GAGAAGATTTAGTACTGTGGTGAAGGCTTCAGCTCGGGTTGATAAGTTTTCGAAAAGTGATATCATAGTTTCTCCATCTATTCTCTCGGCTAACTTTTCAAAGTTAGGAGAGCAG GTAAAAGCAGTTGAGTTGGCTGGTTGTGATTGGATTCATGTTGATGTCATGGATGGTCGTTTTGTTCCAAACATTACAATTGGACCTCTTGTGGTTGATGCCTTGCGTCCTGTGACAGATCTTCCTTTGGATGTACATTTG ATGATTGTGGAACCCGAACAGCGAGTGCCAGATTTTATCAAGGCAGGAGCCGACATAGTCAGTGTTCATTGTGAGCAAGCTTCCACCATCCATTTGCATCGCACAGTTAATCAG ATAAAAAGTTTGGGAGCCAAAGCCGGAGTTGTCCTAAACCCGGGCACTCCACTAACTGCAATAGAATATGTCCTTGATG TGGTTGATCTGGTCTTGATCATGTCTGTAAACCCTGGGTTTGGTGGGCAGAGCTTTATTGAGAGCCAAGTGAAGAAAATCTCAGACTTGAGAAGAATATGCGCAGAGAAG gGAGTGAACCCATGGATTGAAGTGGATGGTGGAGTTGGTCCCAAAAATGCATATAAG GTTATAGAGGCGGGAGCTAATGCTCTAGTTGCTGGTTCTGCTGTCTTTGGAGCCAAAGATTATGCTGAAG CTATAAGAGGAATCAAAGCCAGCAAAAAGCCTGTAGCTGTTGCAGTGTGA
- the LOC126704149 gene encoding uncharacterized protein LOC126704149 has translation MAPPPIVAEMQAMKEQMEVMMNALKGRVSNDLDDLSHQIHERGICIAGPRGERQEDTQQDKGRKIARTGDQRDERRPRPPTGKFTSFTPLTTPIDQVLMQIKDEGALAFLGKLKGDPNKRPRDKYCRFHRDHGHDTTNCYDLKQQIEALIRQGKLQRFVNKERTDPPQEQAPRRENKRPRPPIGDIRMIVGGTTAARSSKKARKPYLRIVHSIQLTGSESKMPRIDNPVVGFSEDDARRLHHPHDDALVVSLQIGDYNMHRVFVDNGNSVDILYYPAFQQMRIDRERLTPTNASLVGFGGTKVFLLGAITLSMTACDYPQQITREVTFLVVDCSSAYNAILGRPTLNS, from the exons ATGGCCCCTCCACCTATTGTTgcagagatgcaggcgatgaaggaacaaatggaggtcaTGATGAATGCCCTCAAGGGACGAGTGTCCAATGATCTTGATGACCTA AGCCACCAAATACATGAACGCGGAATATGCATTGCTGGCCCGCGAGGAGAAAGACAGGAGGACACACAACAGGATAAGGGGCGAAAGATTGCTAGAACCGGAGATCAACGAGATGAAAGGCGCCCTAGACCCCCCACTGGGAAGTTCACGAGCTTCACCCCACTAACcaccccgatagatcaagtttTAATGCAGATCAAAGATGAAGGAGCACTGGCATTCCTTGGTAAACTAAAGGGAGATCCTAACAAGAGGCCAAGGGACaagtattgccgcttccaccgtgaccacgGGCACGACACAACCAACTGCTACGATCTGAAACAACAGATTGAGGCCCTTATTAGACAAGGGAAGCTACAGAGGTTCGTCAACAAGGAAAGAACCGATCCGCCCCAAGAGCAGGCCCCACGACGAGAGAATAAGCGCCCTAGACCACCTATAGGGGACATAAGAATGATTGTAGGGGGCACAACCGCtgccagatcttccaaaaaagcTCGCAAACCCTACCTTAGAATAGTCCATAGCATCCAACTTACAGGATCCGAATCTAAAATGCCACGAATAGATAACCCCGTCGTCGGATTTTCAGAAGATGATGCTCGGAGACTTCACCATCCTCATGACGACGCACTTGTGGTCAGCTTGCAAATAGGAGATTATAACATGCATCGAGTCTTCGTCGACAACGGCAACTCAGTGGACATTTTATACTACCCGGcattccagcaaatgaggattgacagggaACGGTTAACCCCAACGAATGCCTCACTCGTGGGATTTGGAGGAACGAAGGTGTTCCTCTTGGGCGCAATTACACTATCTATGACGGCATGTGACTATCCTCAGCAGATCACTAGGGAGGTAACGTTTCTCGTAGTTGACTGCTCGTCCGCCTACAATGCCATTCTCGGACGGCCCACTCTCAATTCCTAG
- the LOC126702042 gene encoding amino acid transporter AVT1I-like gives MAMEVQNELPPIISGGTSFLRTCFNCLNALSGIGLITMPYTLRQAGWLSLGLLLAMAIVTCYTGLLLQRCMDSIPLIITYPDIGWHAFGRKGRIIVSIFLYFELYLILIGFLILERDNLHKLFPNISFKVGGQHIGGKPLFTLVVGLLIVPSMWLKDLRLLSFISASGALSSLIIICSVFWVGAVDGVGFSEKAELFNLEGVPFALSLHAFCYGAHAIFPTLYSSMEDKSQFSKVLFISFALCALSYISMAIIGYLMFGQRLQSQVTLNLPTSKFSSKIAIYTTLVGPLAKYALVVTPIAEAMESQLPSNYNIRAISILIRTLLLISTVIVALVIPFFGLLMALIGSILSVTVSILLPCLCYLKIFESYKRLGLELVIILGVVLLALSVGVMGTYSGLKRW, from the exons ATGGCCATGGAAGTGCAAAATGAGCTTCCACCAATCATAAGTGGTGGAACAAGCTTCCTCAGAACGTGCTTTAATTGCCTTAATGCTTTATCAG GAATAGGACTCATAACCATGCCATATACACTCAGACAAGCTGGATGGTTAAGCCTTGGCCTGCTTCTAGCAATGGCAATTGTGACTTGCTATACTGGGCTACTGCTACAACGATGCATGGACTCCATACCATTGATTATAACATACCCTGACATAGGCTGGCATGCATTTGGGAGAAAAGGAAGAATCATAGTTTCAATCTTCCTGTATTTTGAGCTTTATCTAATCCTAATAGGATTCTTGATTTTGGAACGTGATAACTTACACAAGTTATTTCCAAACATTAGCTTTAAAGTAGGAGGGCAACACATTGGAGGAAAGCCACTTTTTACACTAGTAGTTGGGCTGCTGATTGTACCTTCAATGTGGTTGAAGGACTTGCGCTTGCTTTCTTTTATCTCAGCGAGTGGTGCCCTTTCATCTCTTATTATTATCTGTTCCGTATTTTGGGTTGGTGCAGTTGATGGAGTAGGTTTCTCTGAAAAAGCAGAGCTGTTTAATTTGGAAGGAGTTCCTTTTGCTCTCAGCTTGCATGCCTTCTGTTATGGTGCTCATGCAATTTTCCCAACATTGTACTCTTCTATGGAAGACAAAAGTCAGTTCTCTAAG GTTTTGTTCATCAGCTTTGCTCTTTGTGCTCTCAGCTACATATCCATGGCAATCATTGGCTATCTAATGTTTGGCCAGAGATTACAATCACAAGTGACACTGAACCTGCCTACAAGCAAATTCAGCTCAAAGATAGCAATATACACCACTTTAGTTGGTCCACTTGCTAAATACGCCCTTGTAGTCACACCTATTGCAGAAGCCATGGAAAGCCAATTGCCTAGTAACTATAATATCAGGGCTATTAGCATCCTCATCAGAACATTGTTACTAATTAGCACAGTCATTGTGGCCTTAGTTATTCCATTTTTTGGACTGTTGATGGCACTTATTGGATCTATTCTGTCTGTCACTGTTTCCATTCTGCTTCCATGCTTATGCTACCTGAAGATTTTTGAAAGTTATAAGAGGTTGGGACTTGAACTAGTTATTATTCTGGGGGTTGTATTGCTCGCTCTCTCAGTTGGAGTGATGGGCACATACTCAGGGCTAAAGAGATGGTGA